The following are from one region of the Candidatus Fusobacterium pullicola genome:
- a CDS encoding PTS transporter subunit EIIC has translation MNYAELAEKILEKIGGKENVNDVVHCMTRLRFDLKDLSIVDDEGIKKIRGIVGTVKKSGQYQIIIGNEVAYVYKEICKQGNFVVKTDKKLKAKKDQGVVATLMDIISSIMAPVIPAIIGAAMLKVLLTILTMFGMIDTAGDTYALLNVIGDGAFFFMPVLIAMSAANKFGTNPYYAVSIALVILHPGFIQMMNLAKESGENLRFLGILPVITNNYSYSVIPIILGVWALSYVESFVDKITPAITKNFLKSLLVLLIVLPITMIILGPLGAVLGDLLSRFIYKFYDIFGFVAVGIIAGIYPFIVMAGMHHAFTPIKLGILATVGYEAFICIGELASNLAQGGAALAVAIKSKNKDFKQVAGSSAFSAIVAGITEPALYGVNVRLRKPMIGACIGAIAGGLFGGFMQMKCFGIATPSFVTIVQYIEQNRANSLLIALGAMLISVIVSFIATYMIGFEDIVYEDEEERILEKAEAKDREC, from the coding sequence ATGAATTATGCAGAATTAGCAGAGAAAATTTTAGAGAAAATAGGAGGAAAGGAAAATGTAAATGATGTAGTTCATTGCATGACAAGACTTCGTTTTGATCTAAAAGATCTTTCAATTGTAGATGATGAAGGAATAAAAAAAATAAGAGGTATTGTAGGAACTGTAAAAAAATCAGGGCAATATCAAATAATAATAGGAAATGAGGTTGCTTATGTATATAAAGAAATATGTAAGCAAGGAAATTTTGTTGTAAAAACAGATAAAAAATTAAAAGCGAAGAAAGATCAGGGAGTAGTAGCTACTTTAATGGATATTATTTCTTCTATAATGGCACCAGTAATACCAGCTATAATTGGAGCAGCAATGTTAAAAGTATTATTAACAATTTTAACAATGTTTGGAATGATTGATACAGCTGGAGATACTTATGCATTGTTAAATGTTATAGGTGATGGAGCTTTCTTTTTTATGCCAGTATTAATTGCAATGTCAGCAGCTAATAAATTTGGAACAAACCCTTACTATGCAGTAAGTATAGCATTAGTTATTTTACATCCTGGATTTATTCAAATGATGAATTTAGCTAAAGAAAGTGGAGAGAATTTAAGATTTTTAGGAATATTACCGGTAATTACTAACAATTACTCTTATTCAGTTATTCCAATAATATTAGGTGTATGGGCACTATCTTATGTAGAAAGTTTTGTTGATAAAATAACTCCAGCAATTACAAAAAACTTTTTAAAATCATTGTTAGTTTTACTAATAGTTTTACCTATAACTATGATAATATTGGGACCATTAGGAGCAGTTTTAGGAGATCTATTATCTAGATTCATTTATAAATTTTATGATATATTTGGATTTGTTGCCGTTGGTATAATTGCAGGAATATATCCGTTTATAGTTATGGCAGGAATGCACCACGCTTTTACTCCAATAAAATTAGGAATTTTAGCAACAGTTGGATATGAAGCTTTCATATGTATTGGTGAGTTAGCATCTAATTTAGCTCAAGGTGGAGCTGCATTAGCAGTAGCTATAAAAAGTAAAAATAAAGATTTTAAACAAGTTGCTGGATCATCAGCTTTTTCAGCAATTGTTGCAGGAATAACAGAACCAGCTTTATATGGTGTAAATGTGAGATTGAGAAAACCTATGATAGGGGCATGTATAGGAGCAATAGCTGGAGGGCTATTTGGTGGTTTTATGCAAATGAAATGTTTTGGAATAGCAACCCCTTCTTTTGTAACTATTGTTCAGTATATAGAGCAAAATAGAGCGAATAGTTTATTAATTGCTTTAGGAGCGATGTTGATATCAGTTATAGTATCATTTATAGCAACATATATGATAGGGTTTGAAGATATTGTATATGAGGATGAAGAGGAAAGAATTTTAGAAAAAGCTGAAG
- a CDS encoding PRD domain-containing protein, with product MRVVKILNNNAFISEVNDEEIIVMGKGVAFQKKINDEIMLDENMKIFSNSKSQMNEKMKNVILNIPESYLEITNIIVEMLKKDYNKELHDIIYVSLTEHIHSAVERLKNGIEIKNPLLNEIKSLYRDEYNIAVKGLDVIKEKLGVKFNKDEAGYITSHIINAQLDGGMNNTAEITRIVQKILNIIEFNLLIDIKEESPSYDRVITHLKFLSLRVLNNTINDEDDELFEIFKKKYPECYNCVNVIADYFIKEYNYELTKAEKMYLIIYIQRLKKEASK from the coding sequence ATGCGTGTAGTAAAAATTTTAAATAACAATGCTTTTATTTCAGAGGTTAATGATGAAGAGATTATTGTTATGGGAAAGGGAGTAGCTTTTCAAAAGAAGATAAATGATGAGATTATGCTTGATGAAAATATGAAAATATTTTCAAATAGTAAGTCTCAAATGAACGAAAAAATGAAAAATGTTATCTTAAATATACCTGAAAGCTACTTAGAAATAACTAATATTATTGTGGAAATGTTAAAGAAGGATTATAATAAAGAACTACACGATATTATTTATGTTTCTCTAACAGAACATATTCATAGTGCTGTAGAGAGATTGAAAAATGGAATAGAGATAAAGAATCCACTTTTAAATGAAATAAAGAGTCTATACAGAGATGAATATAATATAGCAGTAAAAGGCCTAGATGTTATAAAAGAAAAACTAGGTGTAAAATTTAATAAAGATGAAGCTGGTTATATAACAAGTCATATTATAAATGCTCAATTAGATGGAGGAATGAATAATACTGCTGAGATAACTAGAATAGTACAAAAAATATTAAATATAATAGAGTTTAATCTTTTAATTGATATAAAAGAGGAAAGTCCGTCATATGATAGAGTTATAACACATCTTAAATTTTTATCATTAAGAGTTTTAAATAATACAATTAATGATGAAGATGATGAATTATTTGAAATTTTTAAGAAAAAATATCCTGAATGTTATAATTGTGTAAATGTTATAGCTGATTATTTTATAAAAGAGTATAATTACGAATTAACAAAAGCGGAAAAAATGTATTTGATTATCTATATACAAAGACTAAAAAAAGAAGCTAGTAAGTAA
- a CDS encoding methyltransferase domain-containing protein, whose protein sequence is MNFDKKFNTYDENAHIQKHVAKNLVKFLSEMGVEKRKKALEIGCGTGIFSKKFIENFLPSQLFLNDIYDVEKYLKDIKYNDFILGDIENIDLPRVDIVVSSSVFQWLRDFKICMEKIYKSSEELGFSMYITGNLKEIREHFGVSLKYLSVDEIVDILKSIFAKVEWREEKVEIEFNTPMEALKHLKNTGVTGIERTSIQKIRSYKEKKLTYRVGYFYCKN, encoded by the coding sequence ATGAATTTTGATAAAAAATTTAATACCTATGATGAAAATGCCCATATACAGAAACATGTAGCTAAAAATTTAGTAAAATTTTTAAGTGAAATGGGAGTAGAAAAAAGAAAAAAGGCTTTAGAGATAGGTTGTGGTACAGGAATTTTTTCAAAAAAATTTATCGAAAATTTTTTACCAAGTCAATTATTTTTAAATGATATCTATGATGTAGAAAAATATTTAAAAGATATAAAGTATAACGACTTTATCTTAGGAGATATTGAGAATATTGATCTACCAAGGGTAGATATAGTTGTTTCTAGCTCTGTTTTCCAATGGTTAAGGGATTTTAAAATATGTATGGAGAAAATTTATAAATCATCAGAAGAATTAGGATTTTCCATGTATATAACAGGAAATTTAAAAGAGATAAGAGAGCATTTTGGAGTTTCGTTAAAATATCTATCAGTAGATGAAATAGTTGATATTTTAAAAAGTATATTTGCCAAAGTAGAGTGGAGAGAAGAGAAAGTCGAAATAGAGTTTAACACCCCTATGGAAGCATTAAAACATCTCAAAAATACTGGAGTAACAGGTATTGAAAGAACTTCTATTCAAAAAATTAGAAGTTATAAAGAGAAAAAATTAACATACAGAGTAGGATATTTTTATTGTAAAAATTAA
- a CDS encoding DUF452 family protein — MRLILFFNGWGMNEKVVEGIDIPEGYELKIINFPYEVNLELTKYEKVIAVGWSFGCYYLSKFIKTTDRKFEKVVGINGNGEIIGKYGITPKILEFTLVTLTPESLLKFYKNMEIDRGFKNPEKDFEMVKEELQYFKDNYQELDNIFDEIIIGERDKIVPAMRQKKYCEEKNIGYRVFDMGHYPFNYIKSWSEII; from the coding sequence ATGAGATTGATACTGTTTTTTAATGGATGGGGAATGAATGAAAAAGTTGTAGAGGGTATAGATATTCCTGAGGGATATGAGTTAAAAATTATAAATTTTCCATATGAAGTAAATTTGGAGTTAACTAAATATGAAAAAGTTATCGCTGTTGGTTGGTCCTTTGGATGTTATTATCTCTCTAAATTTATTAAAACTACAGATAGGAAATTTGAAAAGGTAGTGGGAATAAATGGAAATGGGGAGATAATAGGAAAATATGGAATAACTCCAAAAATACTTGAGTTTACTTTAGTAACATTAACTCCAGAATCTCTTTTAAAATTCTATAAAAATATGGAAATAGATAGAGGATTTAAAAATCCAGAAAAAGATTTTGAAATGGTAAAAGAGGAGTTACAATATTTTAAAGATAATTATCAAGAGCTAGATAATATTTTTGATGAGATAATTATTGGAGAAAGGGATAAGATAGTTCCAGCAATGAGGCAAAAAAAATATTGTGAAGAGAAAAATATTGGTTATAGGGTATTTGATATGGGACATTATCCATTTAACTATATAAAATCTTGGAGTGAAATAATATGA
- a CDS encoding aminotransferase class I/II-fold pyridoxal phosphate-dependent enzyme — translation MKKEIIIEELERLKGINNFRKLKIYNGEILNLSSNDYLGLANDKELREKFYKNYRPKLSSSSSRLIDGSYEEIMELEKRAEQIYGKPCIMFNSGFDANSSLIETFCNKNTLILTDRLNHASIYDGIINSGAEFLRYKHLDMDSLENLLKKYREKYEDILVISETIYSMDGDIADVERLVELKKKYNFSLMIDEAHSYGVYGYGIVHNLSLVEYIDFLVIPLGKGGGSVGAMVICENYIKEYIVNKSRKFIFSTALPPVNSLWNLFILNKMGEFDEKRGKLEFIKNYTLKLLKENGIETDSTTHIISIIIGNNSRIEKIAENMRIKGYLLYPVKEPTVPKGTARFRIGLNPNVSIEGLETFVKELKYEIDTVF, via the coding sequence ATGAAAAAAGAGATTATAATTGAAGAATTAGAAAGATTAAAAGGGATAAATAATTTTAGAAAATTAAAAATTTACAATGGAGAGATACTGAATCTATCTTCAAATGATTATTTGGGTTTGGCTAATGATAAGGAACTTAGAGAGAAGTTTTATAAAAATTATAGACCAAAGCTTTCTTCAAGTTCTTCAAGATTGATAGATGGCTCATATGAGGAGATAATGGAGCTTGAAAAAAGAGCTGAGCAAATATATGGAAAACCATGTATTATGTTTAATTCAGGATTTGATGCAAACTCATCTTTGATAGAAACATTTTGTAATAAAAATACCTTGATTCTTACAGATAGATTAAATCATGCCAGTATCTATGATGGAATAATTAATAGTGGAGCTGAATTTTTAAGATATAAGCATCTAGATATGGATTCTCTTGAAAATTTATTAAAAAAATATAGAGAAAAGTATGAGGATATATTAGTTATATCAGAGACAATATACAGTATGGATGGAGATATTGCTGATGTTGAAAGATTAGTTGAATTAAAGAAAAAATATAACTTCTCACTGATGATAGATGAGGCACATTCTTATGGAGTATATGGATATGGGATTGTTCACAATTTAAGTCTAGTGGAATATATAGATTTCTTGGTAATTCCCCTTGGAAAAGGTGGTGGCTCTGTTGGAGCTATGGTGATTTGTGAAAATTATATAAAGGAGTATATAGTTAATAAAAGTAGAAAATTCATATTTTCTACTGCTCTTCCTCCAGTTAATAGCTTATGGAATCTCTTTATTTTAAATAAAATGGGTGAATTTGATGAGAAAAGAGGAAAACTGGAGTTTATAAAAAACTATACTTTAAAATTATTGAAAGAAAATGGAATAGAAACTGACTCTACAACTCATATAATTAGCATTATTATAGGAAATAATTCCAGAATAGAGAAAATAGCTGAAAATATGAGAATTAAAGGTTATCTGTTATATCCAGTAAAAGAACCCACAGTTCCTAAAGGAACAGCAAGATTTAGAATAGGATTGAATCCAAATGTCTCTATTGAAGGGCTTGAAACTTTTGTGAAGGAGTTAAAGTATGAGATTGATACTGTTTTTTAA
- the bioA gene encoding adenosylmethionine--8-amino-7-oxononanoate transaminase translates to MNRLSELQKKDLQYIFHPCSQMKDYENLPPMVIKKAEGVYLEDEFGNRYMDCVSSWWVNLFGHCNPRINKVIKEQIDKLEHVLFVNFSHEAGIELVEELAKVVPKGIEKFLFADNGSSSIEMALKLSFQYHQQNGNPKKTKFISLSNAYHGETVGALGVGDVDIFTKTYRPLIKEGLKADKPECFRCPYGKNFYNCEAECFERTEKLIEEYRDEIAAVIIEPVVQGAAGMKIYSPKYIVKLRELTKKYGIHLIADEIAVGFGRTGKMFAMEHAGVSPDIICMSKGLTAGYYPMAIVGITQEIYDGFYADYLEGKSFLHSHTYSGNPIGCRIALEVLKIFKDENILEMVNRKGEYLRKRAQELFKDHKNIGEYRQIGMIGALEFVKNKETKELFPSEERVGYEIYKIALKKGALLRPLGNVIYFMPPYIITEEEIDKILNICKESIEEFLNRRK, encoded by the coding sequence ATGAATAGATTAAGTGAATTACAAAAGAAAGATTTACAGTATATTTTTCATCCATGTTCTCAAATGAAAGATTATGAAAATTTACCTCCTATGGTTATAAAAAAGGCTGAAGGAGTATATTTAGAGGATGAATTCGGAAATAGATATATGGATTGTGTTTCAAGTTGGTGGGTAAATCTTTTTGGACATTGTAATCCAAGAATAAATAAAGTGATAAAAGAGCAGATAGATAAATTAGAGCATGTTCTTTTTGTAAATTTTTCACATGAAGCTGGAATAGAGTTAGTTGAAGAGTTAGCAAAGGTAGTTCCAAAAGGGATAGAAAAGTTTCTATTTGCTGATAATGGATCATCAAGTATAGAGATGGCGTTAAAATTGAGTTTCCAATACCATCAACAAAATGGAAATCCGAAAAAAACAAAGTTCATATCTCTATCTAATGCTTACCATGGAGAGACAGTGGGAGCTTTAGGTGTGGGAGATGTAGATATTTTTACAAAAACATATAGACCACTTATAAAAGAGGGATTAAAGGCTGATAAGCCAGAGTGTTTTAGGTGTCCATATGGCAAAAATTTCTATAATTGTGAAGCGGAGTGTTTTGAAAGAACAGAGAAGTTGATAGAGGAGTATAGAGATGAGATAGCTGCTGTAATAATTGAGCCAGTAGTTCAAGGGGCAGCTGGAATGAAGATATACTCTCCTAAATACATTGTTAAGTTAAGAGAGTTGACTAAAAAGTATGGGATACATCTAATAGCTGATGAGATAGCCGTAGGTTTTGGAAGAACAGGAAAGATGTTTGCTATGGAACACGCTGGAGTAAGTCCAGATATAATATGTATGTCAAAAGGGCTTACAGCTGGATACTATCCAATGGCTATTGTTGGGATAACTCAAGAGATCTATGATGGATTTTATGCCGATTATCTAGAAGGAAAATCATTTTTACACTCTCATACATATTCAGGAAATCCTATAGGATGTAGAATAGCTCTAGAAGTTTTGAAAATATTTAAAGATGAGAATATTTTAGAGATGGTAAATAGAAAAGGTGAATATCTAAGAAAAAGAGCTCAAGAGTTATTTAAAGATCATAAAAATATAGGTGAATATAGACAGATAGGAATGATAGGAGCTTTAGAGTTTGTAAAAAATAAGGAGACAAAGGAGCTATTTCCAAGTGAAGAAAGAGTAGGCTATGAGATTTATAAGATAGCTTTAAAGAAGGGAGCTCTATTGAGACCACTAGGAAATGTGATATATTTTATGCCTCCATATATAATAACAGAGGAAGAGATAGATAAAATACTAAATATCTGTAAGGAGTCAATAGAAGAGTTCCTGAATAGGAGAAAGTAA
- the bioD gene encoding dethiobiotin synthase has product MRLNKGFFVIGTDTGIGKTYVSSILYKGIKNLEGGYYKPIQSGCVKKEGKLIAPDVEFVCSVAQREYDDKMVTYTLEAEVSPHLASELEGIEIDIDRVLQDWNELKNRYKYMVVEGAGGLYVPLIRDKFYIYDLIKKMELPVILVCSSRVGAINHSMLTIEMLKKLGIEIQGLVFNKVTDDFEKDYFEKDNIDIVLKLSGIENCILVKKGQKEIAIDELVKFLGIEVE; this is encoded by the coding sequence ATGAGATTAAATAAGGGATTTTTTGTAATAGGAACAGATACAGGGATAGGAAAAACTTATGTAAGTTCAATACTATATAAGGGAATAAAAAATTTAGAAGGGGGTTACTATAAACCAATACAGAGTGGTTGTGTAAAAAAAGAGGGGAAATTAATAGCTCCAGATGTTGAGTTTGTCTGTTCTGTGGCTCAGAGAGAGTATGATGATAAGATGGTAACATATACTCTAGAGGCAGAAGTATCTCCCCACTTAGCTAGTGAATTAGAGGGAATAGAGATAGATATAGATAGAGTTCTACAAGATTGGAATGAATTAAAAAATAGGTACAAATATATGGTAGTAGAGGGAGCTGGAGGACTTTATGTTCCCTTGATTAGAGACAAATTTTATATCTATGATCTGATAAAAAAAATGGAGTTACCAGTGATATTAGTATGCAGTAGTAGAGTGGGGGCTATTAATCATTCAATGCTTACAATAGAGATGTTAAAAAAGCTAGGGATAGAGATTCAAGGACTTGTATTTAATAAGGTTACAGATGATTTTGAAAAAGATTATTTTGAAAAGGATAATATAGATATTGTTTTAAAATTAAGTGGAATAGAAAACTGTATATTGGTAAAAAAAGGACAAAAAGAGATAGCTATAGATGAATTAGTAAAGTTTTTAGGGATAGAGGTGGAGTAG
- the bioB gene encoding biotin synthase BioB — MKEFIKRLKDRILKREKINYEEAINLSRISIEDKDTLERLCEAANEIREKFCGNNFDLCTITNAKSGKCSEDCKYCAQSAHFTTGAEVYPLISKEKALEEAKKVEVEGAHRYSLVTSGRGLKGDSIECDKLEEIYRYLKDNTELSLCASHGISDEKALKSLFDSGVKTYHHNLESSREFYKNICSTHTYEERVETIKLAQKVGLQVCSGGIWGLGETEEDRIKMAFELQELGVFSVPINILMPIPGTPLENNKALDPKEILKMIAIYRFILPEAYLRYAGGRIKLGDLQEKGIKSGINSALTGNFLTTTGTTIESDKAMVRRNEYEIK; from the coding sequence ATGAAAGAGTTTATTAAAAGATTAAAAGACAGAATTTTGAAAAGAGAGAAAATAAATTATGAAGAAGCAATAAATTTATCTAGAATATCTATAGAAGATAAAGATACTTTAGAACGGCTATGTGAAGCAGCTAATGAGATAAGAGAGAAGTTTTGTGGGAATAACTTTGATCTATGTACAATAACAAATGCAAAATCTGGAAAGTGTAGTGAGGATTGTAAATACTGTGCTCAGTCAGCTCACTTTACTACAGGAGCAGAGGTATACCCATTAATCTCTAAGGAAAAAGCTTTAGAAGAAGCTAAAAAAGTAGAAGTAGAGGGAGCTCATAGATACTCTTTAGTAACAAGTGGAAGAGGGCTAAAAGGTGATAGTATTGAGTGTGATAAGTTAGAAGAGATATATAGATATTTAAAAGATAATACTGAATTATCTCTATGTGCTTCACATGGAATATCAGATGAAAAAGCATTGAAGTCTCTTTTTGATTCAGGAGTAAAGACATATCATCACAACTTAGAATCTTCAAGAGAGTTTTATAAAAATATATGTTCAACTCATACCTATGAAGAGAGAGTTGAAACTATAAAATTGGCTCAAAAAGTTGGATTACAAGTGTGTAGTGGTGGAATATGGGGACTTGGAGAAACAGAAGAGGACAGAATAAAAATGGCTTTTGAATTACAAGAGTTGGGAGTTTTTTCAGTACCAATTAATATTTTAATGCCAATACCGGGAACACCATTAGAAAATAATAAAGCTTTAGATCCCAAAGAGATACTTAAGATGATAGCAATATATAGATTTATACTACCAGAAGCATATTTGAGATATGCAGGGGGAAGAATTAAACTAGGAGATTTACAAGAAAAAGGTATAAAATCAGGAATAAATTCAGCTCTTACAGGAAATTTTTTAACAACAACAGGAACTACTATAGAGAGTGATAAGGCTATGGTAAGGAGAAATGAGTATGAGATTAAATAA
- the nagA gene encoding N-acetylglucosamine-6-phosphate deacetylase — translation MEKVVLKNAKIVLDNKIINGSIVLENGKITKIYENNIPECIEGIDVKGSYIVPGFIDVHIHGAGGADAMDNTEEALRTISKYIVKHGTTNFLATTLTSSKEILKEVLEKIGRLQNQDIEGANIFGAHMEGPYFDVQFKGAQNDKYIKPAGISEIEEYLNVKPGLVKLFSMAAKGEGALESIKYLKENGVVVSVGHSGVSFEEVQEAVKAGITHATHTYNGMKGFNHREPGVVGAVMINDNINAEIIFDKIHVHPEAVRLLIKVKGVDRVVCITDAMCATGLPAGNYKLGELDVYVRDGQARLISNDSLAGSVLTLDKAFKHLIELGYSIVDAVKMTSTNAAKEFSLNTGVIQEGKDADIVVLSPEYNVEMTIVKGKIKYKV, via the coding sequence ATGGAAAAAGTAGTGTTAAAAAATGCAAAGATAGTTTTAGATAATAAAATTATAAATGGTAGTATTGTTTTAGAAAATGGAAAAATAACAAAAATATATGAAAATAATATCCCAGAGTGTATAGAGGGAATAGATGTAAAAGGAAGCTACATAGTACCAGGCTTTATAGATGTTCATATACATGGTGCTGGTGGTGCTGATGCTATGGATAATACTGAGGAGGCATTAAGAACTATCTCTAAATATATAGTTAAACATGGGACAACTAATTTTTTAGCTACTACATTGACAAGTTCTAAAGAGATTCTTAAAGAGGTTTTAGAAAAGATAGGAAGATTACAGAATCAAGATATTGAAGGAGCTAATATTTTTGGAGCTCATATGGAAGGACCATATTTTGATGTACAGTTTAAGGGAGCACAAAATGATAAATATATAAAACCAGCAGGAATATCAGAGATAGAAGAGTATCTGAATGTGAAACCTGGATTGGTTAAACTATTTTCAATGGCAGCAAAGGGAGAAGGGGCTTTAGAATCTATTAAATATCTAAAAGAGAATGGAGTAGTTGTTTCTGTAGGACACTCTGGAGTATCATTTGAAGAGGTTCAAGAGGCAGTAAAAGCTGGAATTACCCATGCAACTCATACATATAATGGAATGAAGGGATTTAATCATAGAGAGCCAGGAGTGGTTGGTGCTGTGATGATAAATGATAATATTAATGCTGAGATAATTTTTGATAAGATTCATGTACACCCTGAGGCTGTAAGATTATTAATAAAGGTTAAGGGAGTAGACAGAGTAGTGTGTATAACTGACGCTATGTGTGCAACAGGGTTGCCAGCTGGAAATTACAAACTAGGTGAACTAGATGTTTATGTAAGAGATGGACAAGCAAGATTGATAAGCAATGACTCATTAGCTGGAAGTGTTTTAACTTTAGATAAAGCCTTTAAGCATCTGATAGAGTTAGGATATAGTATAGTTGATGCTGTGAAGATGACGAGTACAAATGCTGCTAAGGAGTTTAGCTTAAATACAGGAGTTATTCAAGAGGGAAAAGATGCAGATATAGTAGTTTTAAGTCCAGAATATAATGTTGAAATGACAATAGTTAAAGGAAAAATTAAATATAAAGTATAA
- the recA gene encoding recombinase RecA, with product MAGKKEEFNKEKALEQAIGKISKEFGEGSIMKLGNNLNMEVDVISTGSLNLDMALGVGGVPKGRIIEIYGAESSGKTTIALHIAAETQKANGIVAYIDAEHALDPEYAKALGVDVDELLISQPDYGEQALEIADLLVRSGAVDLIVVDSVAALVPKAEIDGEMSDQQMGLQARLMSKALRKLTATLNKSKTTMIFINQIRDKIGGFGFGPQTTTTGGKALKFYASVRMEVKRVGSVKQGDDVIGNETVVKVTKNKVAPPFKEANFQIMYGKGITRVGEILEMALDNDIVSKSGAWFSFGDIRLGQGKENVKVRLENEKELFETIEEKVLDIIKEGKKLKKHIVEDRDEEDIEIEREKEITEEME from the coding sequence ATGGCTGGAAAGAAGGAAGAGTTTAATAAAGAAAAAGCATTAGAACAAGCTATTGGAAAGATTTCAAAAGAGTTTGGAGAAGGCTCAATAATGAAATTAGGAAACAATTTAAATATGGAAGTAGATGTCATATCTACTGGAAGCTTAAATTTAGATATGGCATTAGGTGTTGGAGGAGTACCAAAGGGAAGAATTATAGAGATCTATGGAGCAGAGAGTTCAGGAAAAACTACAATTGCCCTTCATATTGCTGCAGAAACACAAAAAGCTAATGGGATAGTTGCTTATATAGATGCAGAACATGCCCTTGATCCAGAATACGCAAAGGCTTTAGGTGTAGATGTGGATGAACTTTTAATTTCACAGCCAGATTATGGAGAACAAGCTCTTGAGATAGCTGATTTATTAGTTCGTTCTGGAGCTGTAGATTTGATAGTAGTAGATTCAGTAGCTGCACTTGTACCAAAGGCAGAGATAGATGGAGAGATGTCAGATCAACAGATGGGATTACAGGCAAGACTTATGTCAAAGGCCCTAAGAAAACTTACAGCTACACTAAATAAATCTAAAACTACTATGATATTCATCAACCAAATAAGAGATAAGATTGGTGGATTTGGATTTGGACCTCAAACTACTACTACTGGAGGAAAGGCATTAAAATTCTATGCTTCAGTAAGAATGGAAGTAAAAAGAGTGGGAAGTGTAAAACAAGGTGATGATGTAATAGGGAATGAAACAGTAGTTAAAGTAACTAAAAATAAAGTAGCTCCTCCATTTAAAGAGGCAAATTTTCAAATTATGTATGGAAAAGGTATTACAAGAGTTGGAGAGATTTTGGAGATGGCGTTAGATAATGACATAGTTTCAAAATCTGGAGCTTGGTTTAGTTTTGGAGATATCAGATTGGGGCAAGGAAAAGAGAATGTAAAAGTTAGATTGGAAAATGAGAAAGAACTTTTTGAAACGATAGAGGAAAAAGTACTGGATATTATAAAAGAGGGAAAGAAATTAAAAAAACATATAGTAGAAGATAGAGATGAAGAGGATATAGAGATAGAAAGAGAAAAAGAGATTACAGAAGAGATGGAATAA